Genomic segment of Myxococcus stipitatus:
CGTGGGGGCCTGCTCGCCAACGGCGGGAGGCAAGGAGGAGCAGCCGGACAGCATGCCCAGCAGCGCTCCCGTGGCGAGAAGCTTCTTCACGGAATGAAGTCCTTGCGGGTGAACAGCGTGAAGAGCCGGTGACCCGCGGCTTCCACCGCTTCGCGACCGCCCTCCATCCGGTCCACCAGGGCGAAGGCGCCCAGCACCGTGAGGCCCTCGGACTGAGCACGCTCGATGGCCTTGATGGTGGAGCCACCCGTCGTCACCACGTCCTCGACGATGGCCACCTTCGCGCCTGTGCCCAGGCCGCTGAGCCCTTCAATCCACTGGCCGGTGCCGTGGCCCTTGGGCTCCTTGCGGACGATGAAGGCCGACAATGGATG
This window contains:
- the pyrE gene encoding orotate phosphoribosyltransferase, whose protein sequence is MLTDSLARDKARLLELLTQRSFERRRVVLSSGKESDFYIDCKRTALLAEGHFLIGRLFLDAIRREAPEAVGVGGLTLGADPLASAVSLTGYLSGHPLSAFIVRKEPKGHGTGQWIEGLSGLGTGAKVAIVEDVVTTGGSTIKAIERAQSEGLTVLGAFALVDRMEGGREAVEAAGHRLFTLFTRKDFIP